A window of Staphylococcus lloydii genomic DNA:
TAAATGATTGTTTAAATGCGATTAGGTTAATGTAAGAACAAAGTGATTACTTTTATAAAAGAACAATATGTTATTGTTATGATAATTAAAAGTTTTTGAACGTTTAACTTTTATTACTAAGGAGGCTCATATTTGGAAGATAATAATTTCCGAGGAAATAATAACAACAAAGCACCACTTGTGTCATCATTACCAATATTTATATTTTTCATAATAATGTCTATACATACTATAGTGACGAAAAATAATTTAATAGCAATCAGTTTATCAATATGTTCATTAATTATTTTTACTTCGCTGACTACTTTATTGCTTTATACATATATAATGCATAATAAGCAATTGAAAGATCATAAATAACTAAGGAGGTACACTATGAAATTTGTTTGTTTTAACACTATGACAGAAAAAGGTTTGAATAAAAAAGTGAATGAGTTTTTGGAAGAAAATCCTTATATTGAAATTATTAAATTTGATTACGAAGTTTCAACGAGCGGTTACGGTGTAGGTATATTATATGACGAGAAGAAACGCATTTAACCTCTAAGATGATGATTTTAAAGTTCTGTTTTATGTTCTGATGTATTTAAAAATATTGTTTCATAGCAGAACAATTATCATATTTCATAGATCGAGGTGATTAAACTGAAAACAATTTATTTTTTAGGCGGTTTAGGAAGTAATAAATTATTTACAAAAGACTTAGAAGCGAACCTTAAAAATATCGATTTAAAGCAAATCGATTTACCCGGCATAGGTGGAGAATACGATGTTGAAGTTAATAATATTTCAGACTTACTAGAATGGTTTGATAGTAAAATTGACATAAAAGAAGATTTTATTCTTATGGGGCATTCATTAGGGGCTGATATAGTATTACTATTGAAACACCATATATCATATATTAAAAAAATCATCTTATTAGACGGCGGTATTGTGAATTTAGATGATTTCGAATATAGTTTAAAAAATGAAATAGCAGACTTAATAAATTTTGTTGATTCTTCAGAATACAGCAGCTTAGATGAATATCTATTAAATGAAAAAGAAGATTATATGTTTTGGTCAAAAAATATAAAAAGAGCTAGCGTTGCAAAAATGATTTTTAATTTAAACAAACAAAAATATTGTCTATCAGTCAATATAGATGCAACTATTAATTTATTAAAATTAAGAAGACAACTCAAACGTAGTTATTTAAAAATGTTGAATAGTACAGATACATTAATTCTTTTACCTGAAAACCAATCTAAAGAAATCGAAGAGTATAAAATAAATATCATAGAAAATGAATGTAATTTAAATTATAAATTAGTAGAGAATTCAGGCCACGATATATACATCGATAATCCAGAAAAAGTTGGTGAAATCATAAGTGAATGGATTTATAAATAATTTTAAATCTCTTCATATTAATAATTTTTCAGTAACTTTTACTTTTTCAAGTAAATAATTTACTAGTTGCTAGCAATTATCAAACCTCTCAATGAAGCATGATAGCATTAAAATGGCACGTTTTAATTAATGACAATCACTTCATGAGGAGGTTCAACTTTGAAACTAAGAGAATTGTTTAGCAGAGATGACAACAATAAGGTAAAAGTTTTCATAAGAAATAAATACAATGAATTTTTAAATTTAGAAATGAACACTTATAACATTACTGTATTAGTAATTTCAATTATCCTTGTTAGCATCATAACTACACCATTTTTAGGCATACCATTAGGCATTCTAGTAGGTATGTACATTATCAAACGTAAAAATCGGAAATAAGCTAACACTTACATTTTATAGATAATGACAATGAAGCAAGTGAAACACAGCTTGCTTATACTGATTTACAGAATGAGTATAATGAATTAGGTTATAAACACGAAGATTTGAAAGAAGAATATGAAATACTTTCAAATAGGCTTGAGAATGCTAAAGAAGAATTGAACAAATTGCAAAACATGAGTATCTGGGAATTTAGGAAATGGAAGAAAAATTGAGTAATTGAAAGAACGTAAGAGAGGTTTTTTACAGAAGATGTTTGTGTAGTTCTGATAAAGGTCTATTATGTTAACTAAATAAATTAGGGT
This region includes:
- a CDS encoding alpha/beta hydrolase → MIKLKTIYFLGGLGSNKLFTKDLEANLKNIDLKQIDLPGIGGEYDVEVNNISDLLEWFDSKIDIKEDFILMGHSLGADIVLLLKHHISYIKKIILLDGGIVNLDDFEYSLKNEIADLINFVDSSEYSSLDEYLLNEKEDYMFWSKNIKRASVAKMIFNLNKQKYCLSVNIDATINLLKLRRQLKRSYLKMLNSTDTLILLPENQSKEIEEYKINIIENECNLNYKLVENSGHDIYIDNPEKVGEIISEWIYK
- a CDS encoding VraH family peptide resistance protein, producing the protein MKLRELFSRDDNNKVKVFIRNKYNEFLNLEMNTYNITVLVISIILVSIITTPFLGIPLGILVGMYIIKRKNRK